From one Triticum aestivum cultivar Chinese Spring chromosome 4B, IWGSC CS RefSeq v2.1, whole genome shotgun sequence genomic stretch:
- the LOC123090579 gene encoding glucan endo-1,3-beta-glucosidase 8 encodes MAGVAVAPVLLLLLLAVAGLPAAGGLGVNWGTMASHQLPPSTVVRMLQDNGIKKVKLFDADAEPLGALAGSGIEVMVAIPNKMLDMMTDYDTAREWVHKNVSAYNFGGGVNIRYVAVGNEPFLSSLNGTFLNVTLPALQNIQKALDEAGVGDTVKATVPLNADVYQSPKDNPVPSAGRFRPEISGLMTEIVQFLNQSGAPFTVNIYPYLSLYGNDDFPLDFAFFDGASSPVVDGNIQYTNVFDANFDTLVSALTAAGVGGLPVIVGEVGWPTDGEKHATAAYAQRFYTGLFRKLASNAGTPLRPNQYIEIYLFSLIDEDVKSVDPGYFERHWGVMRYDGQPKYAMDPTGQGRNTALVGARGVEYLPRVWCVLNANAGNMSRLADNVGYACSNADCTSLSLGSTCNGMDPAGNASYAFNAYFQVQDQDEQACGFDGLAVRTRQDPSTGTCNFTIQLETTSAAAGRPTVLLTTALLALVLAAMVTML; translated from the exons ATGGCGGGCGTGGCCGTGGCGCCGGTGCTGCTGCTTCTGCTGCTCGCCGTCGCGGGGCTTCCGGCGGCCGGGGGGCTCGGGGTGAACTGGGGAACGATGGCGTCGCACCAGCTGCCGCCCAGCACCGTGGTGCGGATGCTGCAGGACAATGGCATCAAGAAGGTGAAGCTGTTCGACGCGGACGCTGAGCCGCTGGGCGCGCTCGCCGGCTCCGGCATCGAGGTCATGGTGGCCATCCCCAACAAGATGCTCGACATGATGACCGACTACGACACCGCCAGGGAGTGGGTGCACAAGAACGTCAGCGCCTACAACTTCGGCGGCGGCGTCAACATCCG ATATGTTGCCGTCGGGAATGAGCCGTTTCTGTCGTCCCTGAATGGCACGTTCCTGAATGTCACGTTGCCGGCCCTACAGAACATCCAGAAGGCCCTCGACGAGGCCGGCGTCGGCGACACCGTCAAGGCCACCGTACCGCTGAACGCCGACGTGTACCAATCCCCCAAGGACAACCCGGTGCCGTCGGCCGGGCGGTTTCGGCCGGAGATCTCCGGCCTCATGACGGAGATCGTGCAGTTCCTCAACCAGAGCGGCGCGCCCTTCACGGTCAACATCTACCCATACCTGAGCCTCTACGGCAACGACGACTTCCCGCTGGACTTCGCCTTCTTCGACGGCGCCAGCTCCCCCGTGGTCGACGGCAACATCCAGTACACCAACGTGTTCGACGCCAACTTCGACACGCTCGTGTCGGCGCTCACGGCGGCCGGCGTAGGCGGCCTGCCGGTGATCGTCGGCGAGGTTGGCTGGCCGACCGACGGTGAAAAGCACGCCACGGCCGCCTACGCGCAGCGCTTCTACACGGGCCTGTTTCGGAAGCTGGCGAGCAACGCCGGCACGCCGCTGCGGCCCAACCAGTACATCGAGATCTACCTCTTCAGCCTCATCGACGAGGACGTCAAGAGCGTGGATCCGGGCTACTTCGAGCGGCACTGGGGCGTGATGCGCTATGACGGCCAGCCCAAGTACGCCATGGACCCGACCGGGCAGGGCCGGAACACGGCGCTGGTGGGGGCCCGGGGCGTGGAGTACCTCCCGCGGGTGTGGTGCGTGCTCAACGCCAACGCGGGGAACATGAGCAGGCTCGCGGACAACGTGGGCTACGCGTGCTCCAACGCCGACTGCACCTCGCTCAGCCTCGGGTCGACGTGCAACGGCATGGACCCCGCGGGGAACGCCTCCTACGCCTTCAACGCCTACTTCCAGGTGCAGGACCAGGACGAGCAGGCGTGCGGCTTCGACGGGCTCGCCGTGCGCACGCGGCAggacccctccacgggcacctgcAACTTCACCATACAGCTCGAGACCACctccgcggcggcggggcggccgaCAGTTCTCTTGACGACGGCCCTGCTGGCCTTGGTTCTTGCGGCCATGGTGACCATGCTCTGA
- the LOC123090581 gene encoding transcription antitermination protein NusB, which translates to MVAPAAVSTFSSSSSSPSSVAPRTHRRGLLSARAPLPPARTVASSRAPLVVSSPPPTPAPAPGHAKIDRSGRFCSPRAARELALMVSYAACLEGADVVRHFDRRVAARREPGYVFNKACVQSYNFMSFCGGPLEVATEEEAEKLMSQNEKDSANEAEVLSAPPRLVYNNFVLRLARDMLVAVASGWDQHVEVINKIIPQHWKDEPVARILELCILHIAMAEMTSKGTPHKVAINEAVDLAKRFCDGGAPRVINGCLRTYVKDHMNNGPSQAAESKP; encoded by the exons ATGGTGGCGCCGGCTGCCGTctccaccttctcctcctcctcctcgtctccctcTTCCGTGGCACCCAGGACCCACCGCCGCGGCCTCCTCAGCGCCCgtgcgccgctgccgccggcccGGACCGTTGCCTCCTCCCGCGCGCCGCTGGTCGTGTCCAGCCCGCCGCCCACGCCCGCGCCCGCCCCGGGTCACGCCAAGATCGATCGCTCCGGCCGCTTCTGCAGCCCCCGCGCCGCGCGCGAGCTCGCGCT GATGGTCTCCTACGCGGCGTGCCTGGAGGGCGCCGACGTGGTGCGGCACTTCGACCGCCGGGTGGCCGCGAGAAGAG AGCCTGGGTATGTTTTCAACAAGGCGTGCGTGCAGAGCTACAATTTCATGAGCTTCTGCGGGGGGCCTCTGGAGGTtgcgacggaggaggaggccgaaaaGCTCATGAGTCAGAATGAGAAGGACTCGGCAAACG AAGCAGAAGTTCTTTCAGCTCCTCCAAGGCTGGTGTACAACAATTTTGTGTTACG ATTGGCCCGGGATATGTTAGTGGCAGTTGCCAGTGGATGGGATCAGCATGTTGAAGTCATCAACAAAATAATTCCCCAACATTGGAAG GATGAACCTGTTGCAAGGATCCTAGAACTCTGCATTCTTCATATTGCCATGGCAGAGATGACATCGAAAGGAACTCCTCACAAAGTTGCCATTAATGAG GCGGTAGATCTGGCAAAGCGGTTTTGTGATGGAGGTGCTCCTCGGGTAATCAACGGATGCCTTCGAACATATGTAAAGGATCACATGAACAATGGCCCTAGTCAGGCAGCTGAATCAAAGCCATAA